The following proteins come from a genomic window of Astatotilapia calliptera chromosome 11, fAstCal1.2, whole genome shotgun sequence:
- the LOC113031772 gene encoding uncharacterized protein LOC113031772 isoform X3 produces the protein MVYPSDYLPHFQPRDGDNLHTQESGDAGLSSDMVHKFCYKYEEIALPVTDTGSCVRPILHMKQFPMMAQSKPHPYPPESRPMTEGFLIKSSLAGMQSGPPNNFNCQTYTDRDDNSKGEEVFKPLPGTSAITEALMEDVGNKGNIMDANTDAKENPGSAAPVEEVTAQNRYKKRAVGKKWKVYNLCVVAVLIINFPACNGSNDGLNCWVCKDRDKCSSLNTIYDENDDILNYGKKAFSECSQIPPPVPKTPKTCTVCQSDFVFITCSNDTNEIQPEAKESLIQDIHKTCMQYKTSDPMPSRGTSHYSGILSFSLHD, from the exons ATGGTCTATCCGTCGGATTATTTGCCCCACTTTCAACCACGAG ATGGTGATAATCTACACACTCAGGAGAGCGG TGATGCAGGTCTTTCTTCTGACATGGTGCACAAGTTCTGTTACAAGTATGAAGAAATTGCCCTGCCTGTAACTGACACAGGGAGTTGTGTGAGGCCCATTCTTCACATGAAGCAGTTCCCCATGATGGCACAAAGCAAGCCACACCCATACCCGCCTGAGTCAAGACCTATGACAGAGGGATTCTTAATCAAGTCCAGTTTGGCTGGGATGCAAAGTGGGCCGCCAAATAACTTCAATTGCCAGACATACACAGATCGTGACGATAATAGCAAGGGAGAGGAAGTATTCAAGCCTTTACCCGGAACATCAGCCATTACAGAGGCACTCATGGAAGATGTAGGAAATAAGGGTAACATCATGGATGCCAACACAGACGCCAAAGAAAACCCAGGAAGCGCTGCACCAGTGGAAGAAGTGACGGCCCAAAACCGCTACAAGAAAAGAGCTGTTGGGAAAAAATGGAAAG TTTACAATCTCTGTGTGGTGGCAGTTCTAATCATAAACTTTCCTGCCTGTAATGGATCTAATG ATGGGCTAAACTGTTGGGTCTGCAAGGATCGGGACAAGTGCTCCAGCCTCAACACAATATATGACGAAAATGACGATATCCTGAACTATGGAAAGAAAGCTTTCTCAGAATGCTCTCAAATACCACCGCCTGTGCCTAAGACTCCTAAAACCTGCACAGTATGCCAGTCCGATTTTGTCTTCATTACCTGCTCAAACGACACTAATGAAATCCAACCAGAAGCAAAGGAATCACTCATTCAAGACATCCATAAAACAT